A window of the Diospyros lotus cultivar Yz01 unplaced genomic scaffold, ASM1463336v1 superscaf1, whole genome shotgun sequence genome harbors these coding sequences:
- the LOC127793007 gene encoding probable LRR receptor-like serine/threonine-protein kinase At3g47570 — protein sequence MLNDSLEKWLYSLDSFLDIGKRLGIMIDAARALDHLNHKPLLHTDLKPSNVLLDKDMVAHLSDFGITSYSKDEESVAQTSNLGTSGYSAPEYRLKGSVSARSDVYSFGITLMETFTRKRPTDQMFGPELSLRDWVKEALDSSSVHQVVDAGLIGEEEFEAKVKCASSILELALKCSEESAEERMDIKDVVEKLKTIRDDQIPKKY from the exons ATGCTGAATGACAGCCTTGAGAAGTGGCTCTATTCTCTTGACTCTTTCCTGGATATAGGGAAAAGGTTAGGGATAATGATAGACGCAGCACGTGCACTGGATCATCTCAACCATAAACCATTGCTTCACACTGATTTGAAACCAAGCAACGTTCTGCTAGACAAAGACATGGTTGCACACTTGAGTGATTTTGGCATTACAAGTTATTCCAAGGATGAGGAGAGTGTGGCTCAAACCAGCAACCTAGGCACAAGTGGGTACTCGGCTCCAG AATATAGACTGAAAGGATCAGTGTCGGCAAGATCAGATGTTTATAGTTTTGGGATTACATTGATGGAAACATTTACAAGGAAAAGGCCCACTGATCAAATGTTCGGTCCGGAATTGAGCTTGAGAGATTGGGTAAAAGAGGCCTTGGATAGCAGTTCTGTTCATCAAGTTGTGGATGCAGGGTTGATAGGGGAAGAAGAATTTGAGGCAAAGGTGAAGTGTGCGTCATCCATCCTGGAACTGGCATTGAAATGCTCTGAAGAATCGGCTGAGGAAAGGATGGATATCAAAGATGTTGTGGAGAAGCTCAAGACAATAAGAGACGATCAAATCCCTAAAAAATATTGA
- the LOC127793165 gene encoding LRR receptor-like serine/threonine-protein kinase RGI5 — MPSKRRQRGPGPVDRLSFTENILVIGSPSPPPELGFITSLTNCKKLKRVYINNNPLNGRLPSSIGNFSGAQLNAFVASKCGITGNIPKEIGNISSLESLFLNNNYLNGSLPNTFSGSWKLDKLVLPNNALHGLIPEDLCQLAYLASLDLGGNHLIGRLPDCLGNVTSLRSLNLTSNHFTSKIPVSLWRLTDLSEFNLSYNSFTGSLPQDIGNLTGATLIDLSNNRISGNIPSAIGGLPNLAYLSLASNNFSEQIPESFGNLVKLWSIDLSGNSLTGEIPMSLLQLPLRYFNASGNCLSVKTDQEWKYRFGSDSVLPNGKLCPHTATETSISNFKNYTPRN, encoded by the exons ATGCCCTCCAAAAGACGACAGC GTGGACCAGGACCCGTTGACCGCCTGAGCTTCACAGAAAACATTCTTGTCATTGGATCACCTTCGCCTCCTCCAGAACTGGGATTCATCACTTCCTTGACAAACTGTAAGAAACTGAAAAGGGTGTATATAAATAACAATCCATTGAATGGCCGCCTTCCGTCTTCCATCGGGAATTTTTCTGGTGCCCAACTCAACGCTTTTGTGGCATCTAAGTGTGGGATCACAGGCAATATTCCCAAGGAAATTGGCAATATAAGCAGTCTGGAATCCTTGTTTCTCAACAACAATTACTTGAATGGATCCCTTCCAAATACATTCAGTGGATCATGGAAACTCGACAAACTTGTTCTTCCCAACAATGCTCTGCACGGGTTGATTCCAGAAGATCTATGCCAATTAGCATATTTGGCCTCTTTAGATTTGGGTGGAAATCACCTTATTGGTCGATTGCCAGACTGCCTAGGAAATGTTACATCTTTACGATCCCTTAATCTAACCTCCAACCATTTTACATCCAAAATACCAGTAAGTCTGTGGAGACTCACAGACCTCTCTGAATTTAACTTGTCCTACAACTCCTTCACTGGCTCTCTCCCCCAGGACATTGGGAATTTGACGGGTGCCACTCTAATAGATCTGTCGAACAATCGAATCTCCGGCAATATTCCTAGCGCTATTGGTGGTCTGCCAAACCTGGCCTATCTTTCCTTGGCAAGTAATAATTTTAGCGAACAAATTCCAGAGTCATTTGGCAACCTTGTAAAGCTGTGGTCCATAGATCTGTCCGGTAATTCTCTCACTGGAGAGATTCCCATGTCACTGCTGCAACTTCCTCTTCGTTATTTTAACGCATCAGGTAATTGCTTGAGTGTGAAAACTGATCAAGAATGGAAATACAGGTTTGGAAGTGACAGCGTTCTACCAAATGGAAAATTGTGCCCTCAC ACGGCGACGGAAACATCAATTTCCAACTTCAAGAATTACACACCAAGAAATTGA
- the LOC127793004 gene encoding leucine-rich repeat receptor protein kinase EMS1-like yields the protein MEECFHIFVVIMLLLLLLHIPATCSAAQGIDTDLYALLELKDSVEFDPQHVLDKNWTTTSSSSSSSVCSWVGVTCSESTPQRVEALEIPNMRLQGTIPPKLGDLSSLTRLDISNNTFKGPLPDEMANLRRLKLINFEHNQFSGEIPEWLVELPEVQYLNLGRNNFAGFPASPSFSPNLEYLNVSFNQINGDIPQEIGNLSKLKSLDMQSNQLTGNIRTMYGIPSLEHIDFSYNSLSDMLPEDLCRSLPNLKFLRLSWNHLVGKFPSSLAECSKLQNLSLSFNSFESEIPAGFGNLTMLQELALGGNMLTGRIPDELGNLIYLEVLALENNNLNGSIPSFISNLSSLKVLNLHSNKLSGGLPKEIGNWSTSITQIDLSDNHLLGKIPDEIGALSSLEILAINFNYLSGKIPTSIFNMSTLEMLSLVENNLTGNLPPNLPCNLETLYLGGNRLSGSIPGLYSNNFTGPIPDSLGNLRALVLDQAENSTSQNLKHIR from the exons ATGGAGGAATGCTTCCATATCTTTGTTGTCATcatgttgttgctgctgctgctgcacaTCCCAGCAACCTGCTCAGCAGCACAAGGCATCGATACTGATCTATACGCTCTTCTAGAACTTAAAGATAGCGTAGAGTTCGATCCCCAACATGTCTTGGATAAAAACTGGACCACCACATCCTCATCCTCATCCTCATCAGTTTGCAGCTGGGTTGGAGTTACTTGCAGTGAGAGCACCCCCCAAAGAGTTGAAGCCCTGGAAATTCCAAACATGCGCTTACAAGGTACCATTCCCCCAAAGCTGGGGGACCTCTCTTCGCTCACCCGACTCGACATCAGCAACAACACTTTCAAGGGCCCTCTTCCTGACGAAATGGCTAATCTTCGTCGGTTGaaattaatcaattttgaaCACAACCAATTCAGTGGAGAGATTCCGGAATGGTTGGTAGAATTGCCCGAGGTGCAGTACTTGAACCTTGGCCGAAACAATTTCGCAGGTTTCCCAGCTTCCCCCAGTTTTAGTCCAAACTTGGAGTATTTGAACGTCTCGTTTAATCAAATAAATGGAGACATTCCACAAGAGATTGGCAATCTTAGTAAACTGAAGAGTTTGGACATGCAGTCCAATCAGCTGACGGGTAATATAAGAACCATGTACGGCATCCCATCGCTGGAACATATTGATTTTTCATACAATAGCCTATCTGACATGCTTCCTGAAGATCTCTGTCGTTCTCTTCCAAATCTTAAATTCCTTCGGCTGTCATGGAACCACCTAGTAGGCAAATTCCCTTCCAGTTTAGCTGAATGCTCAAAGCTTCAGAACTTGTCGCTGTCATTTAACAGCTTTGAGTCGGAGATACCCGCTGGGTTTGGGAACTTGACCATGCTCCAGGAGTTGGCTCTTGGTGGCAACATGTTGACAG GAAGAATTCCAGACGAGTTGGGTAATCTAATTTATTTGGAGGTCCTAGCCTTGGAGAACAATAACCTCAATGGAAGCATACCATCATTCATCTCTAACTTGTCTTCATTGAAAGTGCTTAATCTTCACTCAAATAAACTCAGTGGTGGCTTACCAAAAGAAATCGGCAACTGGAGTACTTCAATCACACAGATTGACCTCAGTGATAACCATCTGTTAG GCAAAATACCAGATGAGATTGGTGCTCTTTCAAGCTTAGAGATTTTAGCGATCAACTTCAATTATTTGTCAGGGAAAATTCCCACTTCAATCTTCAACATGTCAACCTTGGAAATGCTTTCACTTGTAGAAAATAACCTTACGGGAAATCTACCACCAAATTTGCCTTGCAATCTAGAAACTCTTTATCTTGGAGGAAATCGACTCAGTGGGAGCATCCCTGGACTCTACTCCAACAACTTCACAGGTCCCATTCCTGATTCACTTGGGAATTTACGAGCACTAGTGTTGGACCAAGCGGAAAACTCAACAAGTCAGAATCTCAAACATATTCGATAG
- the LOC127793001 gene encoding LRR receptor-like serine/threonine-protein kinase SIK1 gives MLMEQTNLFHLRILLAILLLPLRIPATPSDDRRSIFYDQTTLFHLKFELRLMNRDNVLLKNWTADPSSGVCSWMGVSCTSNPNKRVEGLNLSGMGLQGTIPRELGRLSALVHLNLSINSLEGDFPVEICNLSALETLDLSKNNLSGWIPEQVEQLKNLTHLSLANNQFYGSIPENISHLENLEVLDLRFNNLFGEFPGKQLSDLNLTYLNVSNNKLKGKVPCGGNFTKFRKDAFEPNDHLDCHCPPLYNARRTSLFVCVFMGIAIGLLALGFAFVVLKRVLARVDFYKQLHQATNGFHENNKLEPEGRFGSVYKGSLRRPKDEKEAAQKDIMVAVKVFKLEEIELKNFEAESKRLRGLGSPPNLTPVINSCSLTSLAMVMGRGTSSEFKALVMKFMAEGSLEGCLHSGKCSQLDIKRRLQIMIGVASGLEYLHERGLLHGDLKPSNVLLDEDMVAHLSDFGITKSEKQQPPSDVEQDARPKKLHPTVYSDPENWPKTSAKSDVYSFGIMLMETFTGKKPTDEMFGEELSLRGWVKEALDSSTVHQVVDAGLIREEEFKAKVVECVTSILKLAVEIVECSEEVAADRMDIKYVVEKLKTIRDEQLPQTHR, from the exons ATGCTCATGGAGCAAACTAATCTTTTCCATTTACGTATTCTTCTTGCCATATTACTGCTGCCACTGCGCATTCCGGCGACTCCTTCAGATGACCGCCGCAGTATCTTCTACGATCAAACAACTCTTTTCCATTTGAAATTCGAACTGAGACTGATGAACCGTGATAACGTTCTCTTAAAAAACTGGACGGCCGATCCATCTTCCGGGGTCTGTTCCTGGATGGGAGTTTCATGCACCTCCAATCCCAACAAAAGAGTTGAAGGCTTGAACCTTTCTGGAATGGGCCTACAGGGCACCATCCCCCGGGAGCTCGGGAGGCTCTCAGCCCTAGTTCACCTCAACTTGAGCATCAACTCTCTGGAAGGGGATTTTCCCGTCGAGATCTGTAATCTTTCTGCATTGGAAACCTTGGATTTGTCGAAAAATAACCTCTCCGGCTGGATTCCTGAACAGGTCGAACAACTCAAGAACCTGACTCATCTGTCCTTGGCGAACAATCAATTCTACGGCTCGATTCCGGAGAATATCAGCCatctggagaatttggaggTCCTAGATCTACGTTTTAACAATCTGTTCGGAGAGTTTCCCGGAAAGCAGCTATCGGACCTGAACCTGACGTATCTCAACGTGTCGAATAATAAATTGAAGGGGAAAGTTCCTTGCGGAGGAAATTTCACGAAGTTCCGGAAGGATGCTTTCGAGCCGAACGACCATTTGGATTGCCATTGCCCTCCTCTTTACAATGCCAGAAGGACCTctctttttgtgtgtgttttcaTGGGGATTGCGATCGGTTTGCTCGCCCTGGGCTTCGCCTTCGTGGTGCTTAAGCGTGTCCTAGCTAGAGTGGATTTTTACAAACAACTTCACCAAGCAACCAATGGATTCCATGAAAACAACAAACTCGAACCAGAAGGGAGGTTTGGTTCGGTGTACAAAGGGAGTCTGCGTCGCCCAAAAGATGAGAAAGAAGCAGCCCAAAAGGACATTATGGTGGCAGTGAAGGTGTTCAAGCTGGaggaaattgaattgaaaaattTCGAAGCAGAGTCGAAGAGGCTGCGGGGGCTGGGTAGCCCTCCGAATCTCACTCCGGTCATCAACAGTTGCTCGTTAACTTCTCTGGCTATGGTGATGGGCCGCGGAACTTCCAGTGAATTCAAAGCTTTGGTGATGAAGTTCATGGCAGAAGGCAGCCTTGAGGGGTGCTTGCACTCGGGGAAGTGTTCCCAGCTGGATATCAAGCGGAGGTTGCAGATAATGATCGGTGTGGCTTCTGGATTGGAATATCTTCATGAAAGAGGATTGCTTCACGGCGATTTGAAGCCGAGCAATGTCCTGCTAGACGAGGATATGGTCGCTCATCTCAGTGATTTTGGCATTACAAAGTCGGAGAAGCAGCAGCCTCCTTCAGACGTGGAGCAGGATGCTAGGCCTAAAAAATTGCACCCAACTGTGTATTCTGATCCAG AAAATTGGCCGAAAACATCGGCAAAGTCAGATGTTTATAGTTTTGGGATTATGTTGATGGAAACATTCACGGGAAAAAAGCCCACTGATGAAATGTTCGGTGAGGAATTGAGCTTGAGAGGTTGGGTAAAGGAGGCTTTGGATAGCAGTACTGTTCATCAAGTTGTGGATGCAGGTTTGATAAGGGAAGAGGAATTTAAGGCAAAGGTGGTGGAGTGCGTGACATCCATCCTAAAACTGGCAGTGGAAATTGTGGAATGCTCTGAAGAAGTGGCCGCAGACAGGATGGATATCAAATATGTGGTGGAGAAGCTCAAGACCATACGAGATGAACAATTACCTCAAACACATCGATGA